Proteins from a single region of Pseudomonas sp. BSw22131:
- a CDS encoding Spy/CpxP family protein refolding chaperone, whose protein sequence is MRKTMIALMLAAALPTVAMAMPPAPADGGPAAHGPGMDGPRMHRAGPFERLNLTPEQRQQIGQLMREQRRTHDELNQKYLAKLSPADQKAMQDEMTATRTKTEGTIRAMLTPDQQKQFDQIQKDEAQRRADRAEFEAWKAQKAQKTQ, encoded by the coding sequence ATGCGCAAGACTATGATCGCTTTGATGCTGGCAGCCGCCCTTCCTACCGTTGCAATGGCAATGCCGCCTGCACCCGCTGATGGTGGCCCTGCAGCACACGGCCCAGGCATGGACGGTCCACGCATGCACCGTGCAGGTCCTTTCGAGCGACTGAACCTGACCCCGGAGCAGCGTCAACAGATCGGCCAACTGATGCGTGAACAGAGACGCACTCATGACGAACTGAACCAGAAGTACCTGGCCAAGCTGTCGCCAGCAGACCAGAAAGCAATGCAGGATGAGATGACCGCCACACGTACCAAAACTGAAGGCACCATCCGCGCAATGCTCACCCCTGATCAGCAAAAGCAGTTTGATCAGATCCAGAAAGATGAAGCGCAACGCCGTGCTGACCGCGCCGAGTTCGAAGCCTGGAAAGCACAGAAAGCGCAAAAAACCCAGTAA
- a CDS encoding response regulator transcription factor has product MSELLLIDDDQELCELLSSWLTQEGFQVQACHDGQSARKALAETSPAAVVLDVMLPDGSGLEVLKQLRSDHPDLPVLMLSARGEPLDRILGLELGADDYLAKPCDPRELTARLRAVLRRSHPPAVSTQLELGDLTFSPARGVVTIDDQEFVLTVSEARLLEALLGQPGEPLDKQELAQLALGRKLTLYDRSLDMHVSNLRKKIGPHADGRPRIIALRSRGYYYAV; this is encoded by the coding sequence ATGAGCGAGCTGTTACTTATTGATGATGACCAGGAGCTGTGTGAGCTCCTGAGCAGTTGGTTGACCCAAGAAGGCTTTCAGGTCCAAGCCTGCCACGACGGCCAGAGCGCTCGCAAGGCGCTTGCCGAAACATCGCCGGCTGCGGTGGTTCTAGACGTCATGCTGCCCGACGGCAGCGGTCTTGAAGTGCTGAAACAACTGCGCAGCGATCACCCTGATCTGCCGGTGCTGATGCTTTCGGCCCGTGGCGAGCCTCTGGACCGGATCCTCGGACTGGAACTGGGCGCCGATGATTACCTGGCAAAACCCTGCGACCCACGTGAACTGACCGCGCGATTGCGTGCAGTCTTGCGCCGCAGCCATCCGCCCGCCGTATCGACGCAACTGGAGCTGGGCGACCTGACCTTCAGCCCTGCGCGCGGCGTGGTCACTATCGACGACCAGGAATTCGTGCTGACGGTTTCAGAAGCGCGCCTGCTCGAAGCGCTGCTGGGACAACCCGGTGAGCCTCTCGATAAACAGGAACTGGCGCAACTGGCTCTGGGCCGCAAGTTGACACTGTATGACCGCAGCCTCGACATGCATGTCAGCAACCTGCGCAAGAAGATCGGTCCCCATGCCGATGGCCGCCCCCGCATCATTGCGCTGCGCAGCCGCGGGTATTACTACGCCGTGTGA
- a CDS encoding translation initiation factor 2 produces the protein MRPVSWCLVLTLLASSVMSLSAEGEEAADSTSQNLALPSTATQLNDLRQKLADSERQRQTLVSQLQAASAEQQTIVLSRLRQENQRLKLQLKESQSVMPLRVLTEQQQWFVAGGGVALIALLCGIFASGWRRQRRQWLN, from the coding sequence ATGCGTCCAGTTTCGTGGTGTCTGGTATTAACCCTGTTGGCCAGCTCGGTTATGAGCCTCAGTGCGGAGGGCGAAGAAGCGGCGGACAGCACCAGCCAGAACCTCGCGTTGCCCAGCACCGCCACCCAGCTCAATGACTTGCGCCAGAAGCTTGCAGACAGTGAACGTCAGCGTCAGACGCTGGTCAGTCAACTGCAGGCGGCCAGCGCTGAACAGCAAACAATTGTGCTCAGCCGTCTGCGTCAGGAGAACCAAAGGCTTAAACTGCAGCTCAAAGAATCGCAGTCGGTCATGCCTCTACGCGTGCTGACAGAGCAACAACAATGGTTTGTCGCAGGCGGCGGCGTTGCACTGATTGCCCTGCTGTGCGGTATCTTTGCCAGCGGCTGGCGTAGACAGCGTCGGCAATGGCTAAATTGA
- a CDS encoding YciI family protein yields MLYAIVATDVANSLEKRLEARPAHLERLTALKSEGRIVLAGPNPAVDSNDPGAAGFTGSLIVAEFESLSAAQAWADADPYIKAGVYDHVVVKPFKQVLP; encoded by the coding sequence ATGCTCTACGCCATCGTTGCAACAGACGTCGCCAACTCTCTGGAAAAACGCCTCGAAGCGCGCCCTGCGCATCTGGAGCGCCTCACCGCGCTGAAAAGCGAAGGCCGCATCGTGCTGGCGGGCCCTAACCCTGCAGTCGATAGCAACGACCCCGGCGCTGCCGGTTTCACGGGGAGCCTGATCGTCGCCGAGTTCGAGTCCCTGAGCGCCGCACAAGCCTGGGCCGACGCTGATCCGTACATCAAAGCCGGTGTTTACGATCACGTTGTAGTCAAGCCGTTCAAGCAAGTGCTGCCGTAA
- a CDS encoding septation protein A — protein sequence MKQFIDFIPLILFFIVYKIDPHAVDVMGHSVMVGGIFSATAMLIASSIVVYGILFFKQGKLEKSQWLTLIACLVFGSLTLAFHSETFLKWKAPVVNWLFALVFAGSHFIGDRLLIQRIMGHALTLPQAIWVKLNIAWIVFFLFCGAANLYVAFTYQEFWVDFKVFGSLGMTLLFLVGQGIFLARHMHDADPATTASTITPSKKESED from the coding sequence GTGAAACAATTCATCGACTTCATCCCGTTAATCCTGTTTTTCATCGTGTACAAGATCGACCCTCATGCTGTCGACGTCATGGGCCACAGCGTCATGGTCGGCGGCATTTTCAGCGCCACTGCCATGCTCATCGCAAGCTCCATCGTGGTCTACGGCATCCTGTTCTTCAAACAGGGCAAGCTCGAAAAAAGCCAGTGGCTGACACTGATAGCCTGTCTGGTGTTCGGCAGCCTGACGCTGGCCTTTCACAGCGAAACCTTCCTCAAATGGAAAGCGCCGGTGGTCAACTGGCTGTTCGCGCTGGTGTTTGCGGGCAGCCACTTCATCGGTGATCGCCTGCTGATTCAACGCATCATGGGCCACGCACTGACGTTGCCTCAGGCCATCTGGGTCAAGCTGAACATCGCCTGGATCGTGTTCTTCCTGTTCTGCGGCGCCGCCAACCTGTATGTGGCTTTCACCTATCAGGAATTCTGGGTCGACTTCAAAGTGTTCGGCAGCCTGGGCATGACGCTGTTGTTCCTGGTCGGTCAAGGCATATTCCTGGCGCGCCACATGCATGACGCCGACCCCGCTACTACGGCCTCAACCATTACACCTTCCAAAAAAGAATCCGAGGACTGA
- a CDS encoding PHP domain-containing protein — MNVDLHCHSTASDGGLAPAALIARAHEHGVRVLALTDHDTLEGLEEARAAALALDMQLINGVELSCTWGGATIHVLGYGFDVTAQPLVDAIEQLHHGRWLRAEEISRKLAMKGMPDALEGARAIQQALGDSANAPARPHFADFMVQRGYVKDRAEAFRKWLGAGKLGDVKQHWPTLEDTVATLRAANAWVSLAHPWHYDFTRSKRRKLVADFLQAGGHAIEVVNGLQPADQVGSLSILAREFGLLVSAGSDFHAPGGWSEIGVYRPVPEDLPLLWSRFKNEQPTAV, encoded by the coding sequence ATGAATGTCGATCTGCATTGCCACAGCACCGCCTCTGACGGTGGCCTCGCGCCTGCTGCGCTGATTGCGCGCGCTCACGAGCATGGCGTGCGGGTGCTGGCCCTGACCGACCACGACACCCTCGAAGGCCTCGAAGAAGCCCGCGCTGCGGCGCTTGCGCTCGATATGCAGCTCATTAACGGGGTCGAGCTTTCCTGCACCTGGGGCGGGGCAACCATCCATGTTCTGGGCTATGGTTTCGACGTCACCGCGCAACCTTTGGTCGATGCTATCGAGCAGTTGCACCACGGTCGGTGGTTACGCGCCGAAGAAATCAGTCGCAAATTGGCGATGAAAGGTATGCCGGACGCGCTGGAAGGGGCTCGCGCCATACAGCAAGCGTTGGGCGACAGCGCCAATGCGCCGGCCCGACCACACTTTGCCGACTTCATGGTCCAGCGTGGTTACGTCAAGGATCGGGCCGAGGCGTTCCGCAAGTGGCTGGGCGCCGGCAAACTGGGAGACGTCAAACAGCACTGGCCGACGCTTGAAGACACGGTCGCGACCCTGCGTGCCGCCAATGCCTGGGTCAGCCTGGCCCACCCTTGGCATTACGATTTCACCCGTAGCAAACGACGTAAACTGGTCGCCGATTTTCTTCAGGCCGGCGGCCACGCCATTGAAGTTGTCAACGGACTGCAGCCTGCCGATCAGGTGGGAAGTCTGTCGATATTGGCCCGGGAATTCGGTCTGCTGGTGAGTGCCGGCAGTGATTTTCATGCCCCCGGTGGCTGGTCGGAGATAGGCGTATACCGCCCGGTCCCCGAAGACCTGCCACTCCTTTGGTCGCGATTCAAAAATGAACAGCCTACTGCCGTCTGA
- a CDS encoding L-threonylcarbamoyladenylate synthase: protein MSQFFQVHPENPQARLIKQAVEIIRAGGLVVYPTDSSYALGCQMGDKNAVERIRRLRQLDDKHNFTLMCCDLSQLGMFAKVDTTAFRVLKAHTPGPYTFILSATRDVPRLVLHPKRRTIGLRVPHHPIAQALLQELGEPLMSVSLIMPGESVPMSDPYEMRSVLEHQVDLIIDAGMGGVSASTVVNLTDGEPQVIRVGCGDPTPFGVEVE, encoded by the coding sequence GTGAGTCAATTTTTCCAGGTCCATCCGGAGAATCCCCAGGCGCGCCTGATCAAGCAAGCCGTGGAGATCATCAGGGCGGGCGGTCTGGTGGTGTACCCCACCGATTCGTCCTACGCGCTGGGCTGCCAGATGGGCGACAAGAACGCCGTCGAGCGGATTCGCCGCCTGCGCCAGCTGGACGACAAACACAACTTCACCCTGATGTGCTGCGACCTTTCGCAGCTGGGCATGTTTGCCAAGGTCGACACCACGGCGTTTCGCGTGCTCAAGGCGCACACGCCCGGGCCTTACACGTTCATTCTCAGTGCAACACGTGACGTGCCGCGCCTGGTCCTGCATCCCAAGCGCCGCACCATCGGCTTGCGTGTGCCGCACCACCCGATCGCCCAGGCGTTGTTGCAGGAACTCGGCGAGCCATTGATGAGCGTCAGCCTGATCATGCCCGGCGAAAGCGTGCCGATGAGCGATCCCTATGAGATGCGCAGCGTGCTGGAGCATCAGGTTGATCTGATCATCGACGCCGGCATGGGCGGTGTCTCGGCCTCCACCGTGGTCAACCTGACTGACGGTGAACCGCAGGTCATCCGCGTGGGTTGTGGCGATCCGACGCCGTTCGGGGTCGAAGTCGAGTGA
- a CDS encoding segregation and condensation protein A — translation MEVFLEAFEGPLDLLLYLIRKQNINILDIPVAEITRQYMGYVELMKTVRLELAAEYLVMAAMLAEIKSRMLLPRSETAEEEEDDPRAELIRRLQEYERFKAAAEGIDGLSRIGRDVVVPKLEAPEARARKLLPDVSLDELLMSMAEVLRRGDMFESHQVSREALSTRERMSDVLERLKGGGFVPFAELFTAEEGRLGVVVTFMAILELVKESLVELVQNEPFAVIHVRARAD, via the coding sequence CTGGAAGTCTTCCTCGAAGCGTTTGAAGGCCCGCTCGATCTGCTGCTTTATCTGATCCGCAAACAGAACATCAACATTCTCGACATCCCGGTGGCGGAAATCACTCGCCAGTACATGGGCTACGTCGAGCTGATGAAGACCGTGCGCCTTGAGCTTGCGGCCGAGTACCTGGTGATGGCCGCCATGCTCGCCGAGATCAAGTCGCGCATGCTCCTGCCACGTTCGGAAACGGCCGAGGAAGAAGAAGACGATCCGCGCGCCGAACTCATCCGTCGTTTGCAGGAATACGAGCGGTTCAAGGCCGCCGCCGAGGGCATCGACGGTTTGTCCCGCATTGGCCGCGACGTTGTGGTGCCAAAGCTGGAGGCACCCGAAGCCCGCGCACGCAAGTTGTTGCCGGATGTCAGCCTGGACGAGTTGCTGATGTCGATGGCCGAAGTGCTGCGCCGGGGCGACATGTTCGAAAGTCATCAGGTCAGCCGCGAGGCGTTGTCCACCCGCGAGCGTATGAGCGATGTGCTCGAGCGTTTGAAGGGCGGCGGGTTTGTCCCGTTTGCCGAGCTGTTCACCGCCGAAGAAGGCCGGCTTGGCGTGGTCGTGACCTTTATGGCGATTCTTGAACTGGTCAAGGAGTCGCTGGTGGAGTTGGTGCAGAACGAACCGTTTGCCGTCATTCATGTGCGTGCGCGAGCCGATTAA
- the scpB gene encoding SMC-Scp complex subunit ScpB: MNLNEPRELATLLEAFLLASGKPQSLERLYELFEEGERPEPPVFKKALELLRKSCDSRSFELKEVASGYRLQIRERFSPWVGRLWEERPQRYSRALLETMALIAYRQPITRGEIEDVRGVAVNTNIVKTLLEREWVRIVGYRDVPGKPAMFATTKAFLDHFNLKNLDDLPPLADLRELEPDPVLEFDDAPVPAHLQALADASIDPDAEPEPPRDETSFRTLLVELDSMEKGLKIDFDDLLIDQPDTESELEDVPRDDEDPR; encoded by the coding sequence ATGAACCTCAACGAACCCCGCGAGCTGGCAACGCTGCTCGAAGCTTTTCTGCTGGCCTCCGGTAAACCGCAATCGCTTGAACGGCTGTACGAGCTGTTCGAGGAGGGGGAGCGCCCCGAGCCGCCCGTCTTCAAGAAAGCGCTGGAGCTATTGCGCAAATCCTGCGACAGCCGTTCCTTCGAGCTCAAGGAAGTCGCGTCGGGTTATCGGCTGCAGATCCGTGAGAGGTTTTCCCCATGGGTCGGGCGATTGTGGGAGGAGCGCCCGCAGCGCTACTCGCGTGCGCTGCTGGAAACCATGGCGCTGATTGCCTACCGCCAGCCGATCACACGCGGCGAGATCGAGGATGTGCGCGGCGTTGCGGTCAACACCAATATCGTCAAAACCCTGCTGGAGCGTGAGTGGGTGCGGATCGTGGGCTACCGCGACGTGCCGGGCAAACCGGCAATGTTTGCCACGACCAAGGCGTTTCTCGATCATTTCAACCTCAAAAACCTCGACGACTTGCCACCGCTTGCCGACCTGCGCGAGCTGGAGCCTGATCCTGTGCTGGAATTTGACGACGCACCGGTGCCTGCGCATCTGCAGGCGTTGGCTGATGCGAGCATAGATCCCGATGCCGAGCCGGAGCCGCCGCGTGATGAAACCAGTTTTCGCACGCTGCTGGTGGAACTGGACTCGATGGAGAAGGGGCTGAAAATTGATTTCGACGATTTATTAATCGATCAGCCCGATACGGAGTCTGAATTGGAAGACGTGCCGCGAGACGATGAAGATCCGCGGTAA
- a CDS encoding DUF1289 domain-containing protein yields MSTKSPCISLCKFDEDLCLGCGRTKREIKSWKKMEKSEKRSVLAESAMRLIKLKAAGRRKKK; encoded by the coding sequence ATGAGCACAAAATCCCCCTGCATCAGCCTCTGCAAATTCGACGAAGACCTTTGCCTGGGCTGTGGACGCACCAAGCGCGAGATCAAATCCTGGAAAAAGATGGAAAAGTCCGAGAAACGCTCGGTGCTTGCGGAATCGGCCATGCGCCTGATCAAGCTCAAAGCAGCCGGCCGGCGGAAAAAGAAGTGA
- the rluB gene encoding 23S rRNA pseudouridine(2605) synthase RluB yields the protein MSDKDKQDSQEIGPAGEKLQKVLARIGVGSRRDVEAWISQGRVKVNGKDATLGQRVDLHDAITVDGRVIKREEAAETVRRVIMYNKPDGEICTRDDPEGRPTVFDRLPRPKEGRWINVGRLDINTTGLLMFTTDGELANRLMHPSFEMDREYAVRVRGEVDDDMLLRLKNGVILEDGPARFTDIQIAPGGEGFNHWYHCVVMEGRNREVRRLWESQGLVVSRLKRVRYGPVFLNSDLPMGRWREMSQYEVDTLSAEVGLTPVAMPQMNAKTKDKMERLQRQSSRPLGKGERVRNVRPAKDAAGAERPVREPRPAIGSDRPVREPRPAIGSDRPAREPRGEAGDRPARDPRYAVGEKRPAREPRVAEGERVRPAGKPQEGGRGQRTPRPPVGGRSEGRTDSSRGTPVAERPSDMNKRPAKPKPSRPGIKLVDDKTPSGKRRGPPAGSGQRPGFGRRKPE from the coding sequence ATGAGTGACAAAGACAAGCAGGACAGCCAGGAAATCGGCCCAGCAGGCGAAAAACTGCAGAAAGTACTGGCGCGCATCGGCGTCGGTTCTCGCCGTGACGTAGAGGCCTGGATCAGCCAGGGTCGCGTCAAGGTCAATGGCAAAGACGCAACCTTGGGTCAACGCGTCGACTTGCACGACGCCATTACCGTTGACGGTCGCGTTATCAAGCGTGAAGAAGCCGCTGAAACCGTCCGCCGCGTAATCATGTACAACAAGCCAGACGGTGAAATCTGTACCCGCGACGACCCTGAAGGTCGCCCGACGGTGTTTGATCGCCTGCCGCGCCCCAAAGAGGGCCGCTGGATCAACGTCGGTCGTCTGGACATCAACACCACCGGTTTGCTGATGTTCACCACCGATGGTGAGCTGGCCAACCGTTTGATGCACCCGTCGTTCGAAATGGACCGCGAATACGCGGTTCGCGTACGCGGCGAAGTCGACGACGACATGCTGTTGCGTTTGAAGAACGGCGTGATCCTCGAAGACGGTCCTGCCCGCTTCACCGACATCCAGATAGCGCCGGGCGGCGAAGGCTTCAACCACTGGTATCACTGCGTGGTCATGGAAGGGCGTAACCGTGAGGTTCGTCGTCTGTGGGAATCCCAAGGGCTGGTGGTCAGCCGCCTGAAGCGCGTGCGCTATGGCCCGGTGTTCCTCAATTCCGACCTGCCGATGGGCCGCTGGCGCGAAATGAGTCAGTACGAAGTCGACACCCTCAGCGCCGAAGTCGGCCTGACGCCTGTCGCCATGCCGCAGATGAACGCCAAGACCAAGGACAAGATGGAGCGCTTGCAGCGTCAGTCGTCGCGTCCTCTCGGTAAAGGCGAGCGAGTGCGTAATGTGCGTCCTGCCAAGGATGCAGCCGGTGCCGAACGTCCGGTGCGTGAACCACGTCCTGCTATCGGCAGCGATCGTCCGGTCCGCGAGCCGCGTCCAGCCATTGGCAGTGATCGTCCAGCTCGCGAACCGCGTGGCGAGGCGGGTGACCGTCCAGCGCGTGACCCGCGTTATGCCGTGGGCGAAAAGCGTCCTGCACGCGAGCCACGTGTGGCCGAAGGCGAACGCGTACGTCCGGCCGGCAAACCGCAGGAAGGCGGGCGCGGTCAACGCACCCCGCGTCCTCCGGTCGGTGGCCGCTCCGAAGGTCGTACCGACAGCAGCCGTGGCACGCCAGTGGCTGAGCGTCCAAGTGACATGAACAAGCGTCCCGCCAAGCCGAAGCCTTCGCGTCCGGGCATCAAGCTGGTCGATGACAAAACGCCGTCGGGCAAGCGTCGCGGACCTCCGGCAGGTTCCGGCCAACGCCCAGGGTTTGGTCGTCGCAAGCCTGAGTGA
- a CDS encoding amino acid permease codes for MSEHMPPSGELKRGLKNRHIQLIALGGAIGTGLFLGSAGVLKSAGPSMILGYALCGFIAFMIMRQLGEMIVEEPVAGSFSHFAHKYWGGFAGFLSGWNCWVLYILVGMSELTAVGKYVHYWWPEIPTWASAAVFFVMINVINLANVKVFGEAEFWFAIIKVVAILGMIALGSYLLVSGGGGPQASITNLWDHGGFFPHGISGLVMALAFIMFSFGGLEMLGFTAAEADQPKVIIPKAINQVIYRILIFYIGSLVVLLSLTPWDALLDTLNASGDSYSGSPFVQVFSMLGSTTAAHILNFVVLTAALSVYNSGTYCNARMLFGMAEQGDAPQALARVDSRGVPVRAIMVSAAVTVIAVLLNYLIPQNALELLMSLVVATLVINWAMISYSHLKFRQHLNRTHQVPLFKALWYPVGNYICLAFVALILVIMLMIPGVRVSVFAIPVWLLVMWGFFMLKTRRLAANQSMAQRTSIIK; via the coding sequence ATGAGCGAGCATATGCCCCCTTCCGGTGAGTTGAAGCGTGGCCTGAAAAACCGTCACATCCAGCTGATTGCCCTTGGCGGGGCCATTGGTACGGGGTTGTTCCTGGGGTCGGCCGGCGTCCTCAAATCGGCGGGTCCGTCGATGATTCTGGGCTATGCGCTCTGCGGCTTCATCGCCTTCATGATCATGCGCCAGCTCGGTGAAATGATCGTCGAAGAGCCGGTGGCCGGGTCGTTCAGCCATTTCGCGCACAAGTACTGGGGCGGTTTCGCCGGGTTTCTGTCGGGCTGGAATTGCTGGGTGCTGTACATCCTGGTGGGCATGTCGGAACTGACTGCGGTTGGCAAGTACGTGCACTACTGGTGGCCGGAAATTCCGACCTGGGCGTCGGCCGCTGTGTTTTTCGTAATGATCAACGTCATCAACCTCGCCAACGTCAAAGTCTTCGGTGAGGCGGAGTTCTGGTTTGCGATCATTAAGGTCGTGGCCATCCTCGGGATGATTGCGCTCGGCAGTTACCTGCTGGTGAGTGGCGGCGGCGGTCCGCAGGCATCGATCACTAACCTCTGGGACCACGGCGGCTTTTTCCCCCATGGCATCAGCGGGCTGGTAATGGCGCTGGCGTTTATCATGTTTTCCTTCGGTGGCCTGGAGATGCTCGGTTTCACCGCTGCTGAGGCCGACCAGCCGAAAGTCATCATTCCCAAAGCGATCAATCAGGTTATTTACCGGATCCTGATTTTCTATATTGGGTCGCTGGTGGTGTTGCTGTCGTTGACCCCGTGGGACGCGCTGCTGGACACCCTCAATGCATCGGGCGACTCGTACAGCGGCAGCCCGTTCGTGCAGGTGTTCTCGATGCTGGGTAGCACCACCGCCGCGCATATCCTCAATTTCGTGGTCTTGACTGCGGCGCTGTCGGTCTATAACAGCGGCACGTATTGCAACGCGCGGATGCTGTTTGGCATGGCCGAGCAGGGCGATGCGCCCCAAGCGCTTGCGCGTGTCGACAGCCGTGGCGTGCCAGTGCGCGCGATCATGGTGTCGGCGGCGGTGACGGTAATTGCCGTGCTGCTCAACTACCTGATCCCGCAGAATGCGCTGGAACTGTTGATGTCACTGGTGGTGGCTACGCTGGTGATCAACTGGGCAATGATCAGTTACTCGCATCTGAAGTTTCGGCAGCACCTGAATCGCACGCATCAGGTGCCGCTGTTCAAGGCGCTGTGGTATCCGGTGGGAAATTACATCTGCCTGGCCTTTGTGGCGTTGATCCTGGTGATCATGCTGATGATCCCCGGGGTTCGTGTGTCGGTGTTCGCGATTCCGGTGTGGCTGCTGGTGATGTGGGGGTTCTTCATGCTCAAGACCAGACGCCTCGCCGCCAACCAGTCCATGGCGCAGCGCACCTCGATCATCAAGTGA
- the arfB gene encoding alternative ribosome rescue aminoacyl-tRNA hydrolase ArfB encodes MLIISNNVHLPDAEVELTAIRAQGAGGQNVNKVSSAMHLRFDINASSLPPFYKERLLALRDSRITSDGVIIIKAQQYRTQEQNRADALERLSELIVNAGKVEKKRRPTKPTLGSKTRRLESKTKRGSIKAGRGKVDF; translated from the coding sequence ATGCTGATCATCTCCAACAACGTGCACCTGCCGGACGCTGAGGTCGAACTCACCGCGATTCGTGCACAGGGTGCGGGCGGTCAGAACGTCAACAAGGTGTCCAGCGCGATGCATCTGCGCTTCGACATCAACGCCTCGTCGTTGCCGCCGTTCTACAAGGAGCGGCTACTGGCCCTTCGCGACAGTCGCATCACCAGCGACGGCGTAATCATCATCAAGGCGCAGCAATACCGTACGCAGGAGCAGAACCGTGCCGATGCGTTGGAGCGTTTGAGTGAGCTGATCGTCAATGCGGGAAAGGTCGAGAAAAAGCGCCGCCCGACCAAGCCCACCCTGGGCTCCAAGACCCGCAGGCTGGAGTCGAAAACCAAGCGCGGGTCTATCAAGGCCGGGCGCGGCAAAGTCGACTTCTAA
- a CDS encoding MFS transporter — translation MPDASRAETQRPMAITLQVVSIVLFTFIGYLNIGIPLAVLPGYVHTDLGFGAIAAGLVISVQYLATLLSRPYASRIIDNHGSKKAVLIGLAGCGLSGVFMLLADILESWPTMSLVSLFIGRLVLGSAESLVGSGSIGWGIGRVGSQNTAKVISWNGIASYGALAIGAPLGVFLVNGLGLWSMGVSIILLAGLGISLAWKKTAAPIVHGERMPFMHVLGLVLPHGTGLALGSIGFGTIATFITLYYASHSWPNAVLCLSLFGACFIGARLLFGNMINRLGGFRVAIVCLSVEVLGLLLLWLAPNPNLALAGAALTGFGFSLVFPALGVEAVNLVPAASRGAAVGAYSLFIDLSLGITGPVAGAVAAGFGFASIFLFAALAALSGLGLSVYLYKQSKVIHEKVAV, via the coding sequence ATGCCAGACGCTTCACGCGCCGAAACACAACGCCCTATGGCGATCACGCTGCAGGTCGTTTCGATTGTCCTGTTCACGTTCATCGGCTACCTGAATATCGGCATCCCGCTTGCCGTGCTGCCGGGCTATGTCCACACGGACCTTGGCTTCGGCGCCATCGCCGCGGGTCTGGTGATCAGTGTTCAGTACCTCGCTACGTTACTGAGCCGCCCTTACGCCAGCCGGATCATCGACAACCACGGCAGCAAAAAGGCCGTGCTCATTGGTCTTGCCGGCTGCGGGCTCAGCGGCGTGTTCATGCTGCTGGCAGACATACTGGAAAGCTGGCCGACGATGAGCCTGGTCAGTCTATTCATTGGGCGGCTGGTGTTGGGCAGCGCAGAAAGCCTGGTGGGATCGGGTTCGATTGGCTGGGGAATCGGTCGGGTTGGCTCGCAAAACACCGCCAAGGTGATTTCCTGGAACGGCATCGCCAGTTATGGCGCACTGGCGATTGGCGCGCCGCTGGGTGTGTTTCTGGTCAACGGCCTGGGGCTGTGGAGCATGGGGGTCAGCATCATTCTGCTGGCAGGTCTGGGCATCTCGCTGGCCTGGAAGAAAACTGCCGCGCCTATCGTCCACGGCGAGCGCATGCCTTTCATGCATGTGCTCGGTCTGGTGTTGCCGCACGGCACCGGGCTGGCGCTGGGGTCGATTGGCTTCGGCACCATCGCAACCTTCATCACCTTGTATTACGCCAGCCACAGCTGGCCCAACGCCGTGCTGTGCCTGAGCCTGTTCGGTGCCTGCTTCATCGGCGCGCGGCTGCTGTTCGGCAACATGATCAACCGCCTGGGCGGCTTTCGTGTGGCGATCGTCTGCTTGTCCGTGGAAGTGCTGGGGCTGTTGCTGCTGTGGCTGGCGCCCAACCCTAACTTGGCGCTGGCGGGCGCTGCGTTGACCGGCTTTGGTTTCTCACTGGTGTTTCCGGCGCTGGGGGTCGAGGCCGTGAACCTCGTGCCGGCGGCCAGCCGTGGCGCAGCGGTCGGGGCTTACTCGCTGTTCATCGATCTGTCACTGGGGATTACCGGCCCCGTGGCAGGTGCTGTGGCGGCAGGCTTTGGCTTTGCGTCGATTTTTCTGTTCGCGGCGCTGGCGGCGCTCAGTGGTCTGGGGCTGAGCGTGTATCTCTATAAACAATCGAAAGTGATCCACGAGAAAGTTGCGGTGTGA